The DNA segment TATGACAAAGCCGTAATCTGGTCAAAACAATACTTATCACGACTTTATAAAGACAATGGAAATATTGTAATGGCAGAGTTGTTTGTGCCTTCAAAAGATTTTTACACCAATCAGAACGATATCGAACTGATGAAATCTCTTTTAACGAAAGCGGAAAAATCTAAAATCCAACAAATTGCAGTCAATCAATACTACCTCAAATTAGATGATATTTTTAAATTTCAAGCCGTTACCGCACTTTACAACGACAAAGTCGCTGAAGCCATTGGTTATATCAGCCAAAGTGGAGATCTACAGCAAATAGAATTTCTCGCAAATCCTTTTAACGGATTTATCAAAGATTGCCACGATTGCGAACATCGAGCGCCTCAGAAAAAGAAGTTTACTCAATTAGATTTTTTGATTACAATGCAAACACTGCAAATTGATTTGGCAAATTCTACGAATAGCTTTAGCAATGCTTTGTTGCTTGGAAATGCCTTTTATAATATTACTTTTTACGGAAATGGCCGAACCTTTTATGAAGGAAGTGTGATGGGAGATGCTTCGTACGTTGGTGGATATGATAAGTGGGCTTTTGAGCAAATTGTAAATATGGGGATGGCTAAAAAATATTATTATTTAGCCTTAAAGAGTGCTGAAAATGATGAACAGCGAGCAAAAGCCCATTATATGCTGGCCAAATGTGAGCGAAATGAATATTACCAAACCAAGTTTAAACAAGACGATTATTACTATTCTTGGAACAATGATAAGGTGAATTTCTTAGCTTGGAATGGTTTTAAAGCTTTGAAAAACGATTATAGAAATACGAAATATTACCAAGAGGTTTTGCAGGAATGTGGGTATTTTAAAACGTATGTAAATCAGCGGTAATCTAGTGCGACATCGCCATACAAACAATACTTAGTCTTGCATTTTCTATTTGCATCAATGCCCGACCGCAAGCTTCAAGTGTTGCTCTAGTGATAATTAAATCGTTAATTAATAGAAAATATTTGAAGCGTTAACATCCTAATTCACTACAAATTTTTTGTAAACTTTTTGGCCATTAAATTCTATAGCTATAATATAGATACCGGTGGAAAACGCCGAAACATCAATTGTTTTACCATTTACAACGCCAATTTCTTTCATGTCAAAACTATAGGCTTTAATTGATTGTACTTGGATATTATCTTGCATAGAGATAAATAGTTTTTCATTTGCAGGATTGGGATAAACTATAATCTCACTTTCTAGTGCAAACTTTTCATTCGAAAGATATTCCTCCGTTGGAATATTGTTGTAATAAGCTTTATTGCCCGATACATTGGTAATGACAAGTTCGCTATCTTCCCCTAAATTGTTGATCTGAAATTGAAACGAATCTTGAAGATTATTTTGATAAAATGCAACTTGTTTGTTCATTAAATTCAGTTCAACATCAGTTAACCAATCACACATATTTAATGTTACAGCAAATTGACTATCGATGAAAGTAAAAGAATTATTTTCTACAATAATGGGACCATTAAACGCAAAACAATATTCTCCAGATAGATTATCAGCGGACGGAATTCCTCCAATCTCTGTGGGTGAAATTTGAAATAACCACTGTGCAAATCCATTATACGGCGGAATATTATGGGTGATATTATTTTCTTCAATGCTGGTTAGATACCACGGAGTTCCAAGTAGTGGTGTAGAACTATTTTGAGAATGTACACCTATGGACACTAAAATTGCTAGATATAAAAATGTGTATTTCATAATTAACTTTATAAAAATTTCAGATCGATTCGAGACGTTATTTTTTGTTAGTGCAATACGTCTTGGCGCTTGGCGAGGTTTGTGAATACAGATGCGAGATTTTTAGATTAAACACAAATTTTCCAAATTAAAAACTATCTTCAAAATAGGCCTAAAACCCCAATATCGCCAAACTGCTTTTTCTAGCTAGTGCTTTATCCAAATTATTATTAATCATCATCTTCTTTCTGATAGCCTTCATAATAGTAAGATTGTTCAATTCCTTTAAAAATAACTTCTCTATTATTTATGTCTTCGGTTAAGTTACTATTTAATAAAGTTCTTAATTCCAAGTCGTTAATTGGACTTCTTTCCATTGCTTGTAAATAAAGAGATTTATCCACATATTGCCAATTGACTACTTTTTTAAGTTTAGTTTTCAGAATCATATCTAACCAAATTCTCATTGTTCTGCCGTTACCTTCCATAAAAGGATGAGCAATATTCATTTCTACATATTTGGCAACTATTTCTTCAAAAGTATTTTCGGGCATTTGCTCAATTTTGACTAAAATTTCATTTAAGTATAAAGAATTTGCAAATCTAAATCCACCTTTTGAGATGTTCTTAGTACGTACTTCACCCGCAAAATCATATAATCCTTTAAATAAATAAAAATGTATTTGATTTAAGCCTTTAGTAGTTCCAATTTCAATTTTGTTAATATCATCTGATTCAAATAAGCGATAAGCATTTTCTAAACTCTTTTTGTCAATGTTTTTCATCATAATTCAGATTTATTCAACTATTAATTTCTTTGTCAAAAATACTTTAAATGTTTGTGAATCACTTTAAAACTGATTAGTTTTTAGAGGTTTTCTTGTGTTTTTATGCAGTTTTATATTCCGTTGCGGTTCGATTGATAGTAACTAATAAGCACAATTATAATTTTCTGGAAATTTACTTATATTTTTCAACCTTAATGCGACATCGCCATACAAACGATACTTAATTTTGCATTCTCTATTTGCATCAAAGCCCGACCGCAAGCTTCAAGTGTTGCTCCAGTTGTAATTACATCGTCAATCAACAGGAAATGTTTATTATGATGCTTTTGAGGATTTTGCACATAAAACATCGGTTTGGTGGACATCGATCTTTCCAGAAGATTTTTGAAAGTTTGAGAAGAACTATATTGGCTTCGGAAAAGGAGAGAATCATTATAGGGAATTTCTAATTTTTGCGAAAGCGATTTCCCAAAAGTCGTCACCTGATTATAACCTCTTTCTCTCAATCTCCTTTTATGTAAAGGCGTGGGAATAATTTCGTCAAGATCTTGTAATGCCATATGATTGACAAGTAAAGATCCGTACCAATTACCAATTGCTTCGCCAATATCTTGATTTCCTCGATATTTTAGATTGTGAATAAGTTGCTGAACAATTCCCTTTTTATGAAAATAAAACTGAGCTCCCACAAACTGAATGTCCAATCTACCGTAGAATTTTTGCCACAACTCATTTTTATCTAATTCGTGATGATTGGTCATAGGGAGATGGTGCCGGCAAGAAGTACAAATTACTCGTTCGCCAGTTGCCAAAGCCTCATTACATCCTGCACAAAACTCCGGAAAGAACAAATTGGCTGCGTTTTTCCACATAATGTCAAAATTTCTACAATAAATATAGACATTGTTTTGATAGGGGCGTTTTATTGCTGTATATTTTATATTTTTGCGCTATGGCAAAACAAGAGGACATTTTTAAGGGTGTGATTTCGCACGCAAAGGAGTACGGATATATTTTTCCGTCAAGCGAAATCTATGATGGTTTAAGCGCAGTGTATGATTATGCACAAAATGGCGTTGAACTAAAGAAAAATATTAGAGAATTTTGGTGGAAGTCAATGGTTCAGATGCACGACAATATTGTAGGGCTTGACTCTTCAATTTTGATGCATCCAACTACTTGGAAAGCTTCGGGCCATGTGGATGCATTTAACGATCCGCTTATCGATAATAAAGATTCGAAAAGAAGATACCGCGCTGATGTCTTGATTGAAGATTATGCTGAAAAATTGCATCAGAAAGCTGAAAAAGAAATTGAAAAAGCACGTATTCGTTTTGGCGAATTCTTTAATGAAGAAGAATTTGTGACTACAAATCCACGTGTTATGGAATATAAATCAAAGCAAAAGCAAATTATAGAACGCATGGCTCATTCGCTTGAGACAGAAAATCTAGCCGATGTAAAAGCTTTGATTGAAGAATTGGAAATTGCTTGTCCAGAATCTGGTTCAAAAAATTGGACTGACGTAAGACAATTCAATCTGATGTTTGGTACTAAGCTCGGAGCATCTGCAGAAGGCGCAATGGATTTATACCTAAGACCAGAAACGGCACAAGGGATTTTCGTAAACTTTCTAAACGTTCAGAAATCAGGTCGTATGAAGATTCCTTTCGGAATTGCTCAAACTGGAAAAGCTTTTAGAAATGAAATTGTTGCAAGACAATTCATTTTTAGAATGCGTGAGTTTGAACAAATGGAAATGCAATTTTTTGTACGTCCAGGCGAAGAAATGGAACACTATAACTATTGGAAAGAAGCTAGACTTAACTGGCACTTAACTTTAGGACTAGGAAAAGAAAATTACCGTTTCCACGATCACGAGAAATTGGCGCATTACGCAAATGCAGCCACAGATATCGAATTTAATTTCCCATTTGGATTTAAAGAATTGGAAGGAATTCACTCAAGAACTGACTTTGACCTAAAAGCGCACGAAAAATTCTCTGGTAAAAAATTACAATATTTTGATACAGAGCAAAATCAAAGTTATACTCCTTATGTAGTAGAAACTTCGGTAGGATTGGATAGATTATTCTTGGCAGTTTTTTCTAAATCATTAAAAGAAGAAACTTTAGAGGATGGCTCAACTAGAACAGTTTTGGCATTGCCAACTGTACTTGCTCCAATAAAAGTAGCGGTATTGCCTCTAATTAAAAGAGATGGACTTCCAGAAATCGCTCATAAAATTATTGCTGACTTGAAACTTGATTTCAATGTAGTGTATGATGAAAAGGATGCTGTAGGAAGACGTTACAGAAGGCAAGATGCTTTGGGAACTCCTTTCTGCGTTACTGTAGATCATCAGACAATAGAAGATAATACAGTTACAATTCGACATAGAGATTCTATGAAGCAAGATAGAGTTGCAATTTCTGATCTTTACAAAATTGTAAACGAGGAAGTTTCGATGACAAATTGGTTGAAGAAATTGATTAAATAGAATGTATATTCTGTAGTTTTAAAAGCCGAACTTTCTATAGTTTCGGCTTTTTTTACTTTAATGCAGTATTATCTAGATTTTATAATCCTAACTTTTAGATAAATCGGCAAACGCTGATGTTCTATAAATCCATCAGTCAAGGATTATTAGAATAGCTATTAGAATTAAACAGTATTTTGACTTTTGTTGACAATTCAAAAACACTATCTTGCTACACATTGCAGGATATTTTCGACATATACTAATTCAGTAATAACCGAATAGTTTCATATTCTGTGCGAGCAGTTTTTTATAAATAATAGTAAAATTAAGTAGTCTAGTAATGCAAGAAATGAACATTCTGATTGTCGACGATCATCCATTTATTATCGAAGGATATAAAAATGCTATTAATTCATATCCGGCTGAGGGAATTAATTTTAAAATTACTGCGGCTAAGGATTGTAAGTCGGGATATGATGCAATTATGAATGCCGTTGATACTCCGTTTTCTGTAGCGTTATTGGATTTTAGTATGCCTGCTTATATTGAAAAAAACATTGCAACTGGCGAAGATTTAGCTTTGTTAATCCGAAAGGAAATGCCCAATTGCAAAATTGCACTTCTCACCATGCATACAGAGTTGCTTAAAATCAGTGCAATTGTAGAGGATTTGAAACCTAACGCACTTATAATAAAAAATGACTTAACATTTGACGAACTATTAATTGCATTTGCGGCAGTAATGAATGATGAGTTTTATTACAGCACTACGGTTAAAGCAACCGTAAAGGCTGTAAAAGAAGATTATTCACTGGAAATAGATTCCTTTGATAAGCAGATTTTATTTCACTTAAGCAAAGGAACATCAGAATTGGAAATTCCGCGGTATGTTCCTTTGTTATTAGAAGCAATTCAACAAAGAATATGCAATTTAAGTGAGCTATTAGGAAGCACTCCAAATGACCATCAGTCACTAGTTTTAGCAGCAAGGAGTAGGAAATTGGTTTAACGATTTAGTCTTCTGCAATTGCATCCCAGCCTCGAGATTTGAGTTGAATCTTCGTGTTTGCTCGAGTTACAAGATGAATTCCTTCACTTTCCTGAGTCATATGACCAATGATTGTAAAATTTGGATTTCCTTTTATTTTTTCGAAATCATTAATCGAAATTGTAAAAAGTAATTCGTAATCTTCACCGCCATTTATTGCAACAGTTGTAGAGTCAAGATCAAATTCCTCACATACATTTATAAACTGAGGATCTAAGGGCAATTTGTCTTCATAAAGATTACAACCCACTTGTGATTGCTTGCACAAATGCATTATTTCTGAAGATAAACCGTCAGAAATATCAATCATCGAAGTAGGTTTTACTTCAAGGGCGTGTAATAATAAACGAACATCTTTGCGAGCTTCAGGTTTTAGCTGACGCTCAATTAGATAAGAATACGCGTCAAGATCAGGTTGTGAATTTGGATTTACCAGAAAAACTTGTTTCTCTCTTTCCAAAACTTGAAGTCCCATATAAGCTGCTCCAATATCACCTGTAACAACCAACAAATCTGTGTCTTGAGCGGTGCTTCGATAAACGACTTCATCTAAATCAACCTCACCAATTGCGGTAATGCTAATGATTAATCCTTTTTGAGATGAGGTGGTGTCACCACCAATAACATCAACATTGTATTCCTTGGCGGCATGATTAATTCCTGCAAACAAATCGTCCAACGCTTCTAATGGAAATCTATTTGAAACCGCAATCGAAACCGTTATTTGAGTTGGTTTGGCGTTCATAGCACAAATATCAGAAAGATTGACTACAACTGCTTTATAGCCCAAATGCTTCAGTGGCATATAAGCCAAATCAAAATGAACTCCCTCTATCAAAAGATCGGTTGAGATCACTATTTTTTTATCTTTAAAATCTAAAATTGCAGCATCATCACCAATTCCCTTTATCGTGGATTCATGGTTAATCGAAAAGTTTTTTGTCAGGTGATCTATAAGTGCAAATTCTCCCAATTGTGAAATACTTGTCTTCTGCGGATTTTTATCTTCAATCATATTTTGAATGTCATTTAGTAAAAAACAAAGGTACAAAGTATTGTTGCTACGACACTCATGGATTAGTAAAGGATCATTTCCAAATTAATTGTTAATTTATTTGTAACAAACTTTGTACCTTGTGTACCTATATCAAAACGATTCTCTTTAAACACTTTAATTATATGAAGTTAAGCATACAAAACCTCACCAAAATCTACAAGAACGGCACTAAAGCCCTTGATAATTTAAATCTCGAAATCGGATCTGGAATGTTTGGACTCTTAGGGCCAAATGGAGCTGGAAAATCTTCACTAATGCGTACAATTGCAACTTTGCAAAAACCTGATAGCGGAACCATTACTTTTGAAGGCATCGATGTTCTTAATAACAGTACTGCATTGCGAAAAGTTTTGGGCTATTTACCACAAGAATTTGGAGTATATCCAAATATGTCTGCCGAAGATCTTTTGCAGTATTTTGCTCGATTAAAAGGAATTTCGTCTTCATCAGAACGAAAAGATTTAATCAAAAAAGTTTTAGAAGTAACCAATCTTTACGATCAACGCGGAAAAGCAGTAAGCGGCTATTCGGGCGGGATGAAACAACGTTTCGGAATTGCACAGCTGTTGCTA comes from the Flavobacterium ardleyense genome and includes:
- a CDS encoding T9SS type A sorting domain-containing protein, with the translated sequence MKYTFLYLAILVSIGVHSQNSSTPLLGTPWYLTSIEENNITHNIPPYNGFAQWLFQISPTEIGGIPSADNLSGEYCFAFNGPIIVENNSFTFIDSQFAVTLNMCDWLTDVELNLMNKQVAFYQNNLQDSFQFQINNLGEDSELVITNVSGNKAYYNNIPTEEYLSNEKFALESEIIVYPNPANEKLFISMQDNIQVQSIKAYSFDMKEIGVVNGKTIDVSAFSTGIYIIAIEFNGQKVYKKFVVN
- the fic gene encoding protein adenylyltransferase Fic codes for the protein MMKNIDKKSLENAYRLFESDDINKIEIGTTKGLNQIHFYLFKGLYDFAGEVRTKNISKGGFRFANSLYLNEILVKIEQMPENTFEEIVAKYVEMNIAHPFMEGNGRTMRIWLDMILKTKLKKVVNWQYVDKSLYLQAMERSPINDLELRTLLNSNLTEDINNREVIFKGIEQSYYYEGYQKEDDD
- a CDS encoding ComF family protein; this translates as MWKNAANLFFPEFCAGCNEALATGERVICTSCRHHLPMTNHHELDKNELWQKFYGRLDIQFVGAQFYFHKKGIVQQLIHNLKYRGNQDIGEAIGNWYGSLLVNHMALQDLDEIIPTPLHKRRLRERGYNQVTTFGKSLSQKLEIPYNDSLLFRSQYSSSQTFKNLLERSMSTKPMFYVQNPQKHHNKHFLLIDDVITTGATLEACGRALMQIENAKLSIVCMAMSH
- a CDS encoding glycine--tRNA ligase, producing the protein MAKQEDIFKGVISHAKEYGYIFPSSEIYDGLSAVYDYAQNGVELKKNIREFWWKSMVQMHDNIVGLDSSILMHPTTWKASGHVDAFNDPLIDNKDSKRRYRADVLIEDYAEKLHQKAEKEIEKARIRFGEFFNEEEFVTTNPRVMEYKSKQKQIIERMAHSLETENLADVKALIEELEIACPESGSKNWTDVRQFNLMFGTKLGASAEGAMDLYLRPETAQGIFVNFLNVQKSGRMKIPFGIAQTGKAFRNEIVARQFIFRMREFEQMEMQFFVRPGEEMEHYNYWKEARLNWHLTLGLGKENYRFHDHEKLAHYANAATDIEFNFPFGFKELEGIHSRTDFDLKAHEKFSGKKLQYFDTEQNQSYTPYVVETSVGLDRLFLAVFSKSLKEETLEDGSTRTVLALPTVLAPIKVAVLPLIKRDGLPEIAHKIIADLKLDFNVVYDEKDAVGRRYRRQDALGTPFCVTVDHQTIEDNTVTIRHRDSMKQDRVAISDLYKIVNEEVSMTNWLKKLIK
- a CDS encoding response regulator, translating into MQEMNILIVDDHPFIIEGYKNAINSYPAEGINFKITAAKDCKSGYDAIMNAVDTPFSVALLDFSMPAYIEKNIATGEDLALLIRKEMPNCKIALLTMHTELLKISAIVEDLKPNALIIKNDLTFDELLIAFAAVMNDEFYYSTTVKATVKAVKEDYSLEIDSFDKQILFHLSKGTSELEIPRYVPLLLEAIQQRICNLSELLGSTPNDHQSLVLAARSRKLV
- the thiL gene encoding thiamine-phosphate kinase, which gives rise to MIEDKNPQKTSISQLGEFALIDHLTKNFSINHESTIKGIGDDAAILDFKDKKIVISTDLLIEGVHFDLAYMPLKHLGYKAVVVNLSDICAMNAKPTQITVSIAVSNRFPLEALDDLFAGINHAAKEYNVDVIGGDTTSSQKGLIISITAIGEVDLDEVVYRSTAQDTDLLVVTGDIGAAYMGLQVLEREKQVFLVNPNSQPDLDAYSYLIERQLKPEARKDVRLLLHALEVKPTSMIDISDGLSSEIMHLCKQSQVGCNLYEDKLPLDPQFINVCEEFDLDSTTVAINGGEDYELLFTISINDFEKIKGNPNFTIIGHMTQESEGIHLVTRANTKIQLKSRGWDAIAED
- a CDS encoding ABC transporter ATP-binding protein; protein product: MKLSIQNLTKIYKNGTKALDNLNLEIGSGMFGLLGPNGAGKSSLMRTIATLQKPDSGTITFEGIDVLNNSTALRKVLGYLPQEFGVYPNMSAEDLLQYFARLKGISSSSERKDLIKKVLEVTNLYDQRGKAVSGYSGGMKQRFGIAQLLLNDPKLIIVDEPTAGLDPAERHRFLNVLREIGTNHTVIFSTHIVDDVKDLCNEMAILNGGKILLQGTPEQAESQLNGQIWTKMIPRDHLEKYEHDFNVISSKYNQDNTLNIKVHSVTAPDETFINADPQLEDVYFVALKSDS